A window of Zingiber officinale cultivar Zhangliang chromosome 5A, Zo_v1.1, whole genome shotgun sequence contains these coding sequences:
- the LOC121981061 gene encoding uncharacterized protein LOC121981061 — MAAIYPLSASISSRRSLPGLSLPLNPLFPLLHRRSTSLSSKRLTVSRKFIRAVAEGEAANPLEDPATDTVVAAAMEEEEGATVAVPVSPSDLLTMYFQAEGTMDESAIPVVSKALQVSEGISDVSVRVDEGIATVELTKQTTVQATGVASNLVEIIQGAGFKLQSLNLSFEDEEDAVAVR, encoded by the exons ATGGCGGCCATCTATCCTCTCTCCGCTTCCATATCTTCCCGGAGATCCCTCCCTGGCttgtctctccccctcaatccgcTCTTTCCATTACTCCACCGGCGAAGCACTTCTCTGTCGTCGAAGCGGCTCACCGTCTCGAGGAAGTTCATCAGGGCCGTGGCCGAGGGGGAGGCAGCGAACCCGTTGGAAGACCCAGCTACTGACACAGTCGTGGCCGCAGcgatggaggaggaagaaggagcgaCGGTCGCCGTCCCGGTCTCTCCTTCGGATCTCCTCACCATGTACTTCCAG GCCGAAGGAACGATGGATGAATCGGCGATTCCTGTCGTGAGCAAGGCATTACAG GTATCGGAAGGAATCAGCGATGTGAGTGTTCGAGTAGATGAGGGCATTGCCACTGTTGAG CTAACTAAACAGACAACAGTCCAGGCAACCGGAGTGGCTTCCAACTTAGTGGAGATTATTCAAGGAGCAGGCTTCAAGCTGCAAAGCTTAAATTTAAGTTTCGAGGATGAAGAGGATGCTGTTGCTGTCCGCTAA